The following proteins come from a genomic window of Corallococcus sp. NCRR:
- a CDS encoding ribonuclease HII, which yields MSADSVQALLECSVTELTGRFVTQAQPIPQGLLEALEADPRQGAQALARKLRSRQEKNRAEGQRLRHLLKFETELWEQGLLKVAGVDEAGMAPLAGPVVAAAAILPRGYKLKGLDDSKKILDPDKREALAEALKRDVVAWAVGRAEVEEIDQLNIYHAGLLAMRRAVEGLGLTPDYVLVDARTIPQCPAPQRGIIKGDSLSLSIAAASVLAKTTRDRLMAQLDAQYPGYGLAAHKGYPTAQHVQAIQALGVLPIHRRSFGPVREALGLAQPSGPVPMQSELFAATPAPMAKR from the coding sequence ATGTCCGCAGACAGTGTGCAGGCGCTGCTCGAATGCTCGGTCACCGAGCTGACCGGGCGGTTCGTCACCCAGGCGCAGCCCATCCCCCAGGGTCTGCTGGAAGCGCTGGAAGCCGACCCCCGTCAGGGTGCCCAGGCGCTCGCGCGCAAGCTGCGCTCGCGCCAGGAGAAGAACCGGGCGGAGGGGCAGCGGCTGCGGCACCTGCTGAAGTTCGAAACGGAGCTGTGGGAGCAGGGCCTCTTGAAGGTCGCGGGCGTGGACGAGGCGGGCATGGCGCCGCTCGCGGGCCCCGTCGTCGCCGCCGCCGCCATCCTGCCCCGGGGCTACAAGCTCAAGGGGCTGGACGACTCGAAGAAGATCCTGGACCCGGACAAGCGCGAGGCGCTGGCGGAGGCGCTCAAGCGCGACGTGGTGGCGTGGGCGGTGGGCCGGGCGGAGGTGGAGGAGATTGATCAACTCAACATCTACCACGCGGGCCTGCTGGCCATGCGGCGCGCGGTGGAGGGGCTGGGGCTGACGCCGGACTACGTGCTGGTGGACGCGCGCACGATTCCCCAGTGCCCGGCTCCGCAGCGCGGCATCATCAAGGGGGACTCGCTGTCCCTGAGCATCGCGGCGGCGTCCGTGCTGGCGAAGACGACGCGCGACCGGCTGATGGCCCAGTTGGACGCGCAATATCCCGGCTATGGCCTGGCGGCGCACAAGGGCTACCCCACCGCGCAGCACGTGCAGGCCATCCAGGCCCTGGGCGTGCTGCCCATCCACCGCCGGAGCTTCGGTCCGGTGCGCGAGGCGCTCGGGCTGGCGCAGCCCTCCGGGCCCGTCCCGATGCAATCGGAGCTGTTCGCCGCTACTCCTGCCCCGATGGCGAAGCGATGA
- a CDS encoding peptidoglycan-binding protein, with the protein MRRKTQTSRSRAGKTRKREAPAGYRRAEVPSLPLEGYTLPAVDLERGSRGTGVRQLQTALVKLGHMTQAQMDTGPGTFGARTEGSLKRFQEAQGVDAIGVYGPKTRAAFKALGATLGGAETPAGLREKIVAEGLWGVANQDQIHYAQIRPIDGLQLRHKLPLDIDCSGFVTLCYKWAGAPDPNGNRYSGAGYTGTLEAHMLHIPLSQVRPGDLCLWQGKHVSLVIQGGEDPLLISHGSEAGPYEVRTSTQKKWYPAGTRLIWLTSPEGAKTRARRTLSREDKARGDPPAEEGLF; encoded by the coding sequence ATGCGAAGGAAGACACAGACATCCCGCTCACGGGCAGGCAAGACCCGCAAGCGGGAGGCCCCCGCCGGCTATCGCCGGGCAGAGGTGCCGAGCCTCCCGTTGGAGGGCTACACGCTCCCCGCGGTGGACCTGGAGCGCGGCTCGCGCGGCACGGGCGTGAGACAACTCCAGACCGCGCTGGTGAAGCTGGGCCACATGACCCAGGCGCAGATGGACACGGGCCCTGGAACCTTCGGTGCCCGGACGGAAGGCTCGCTCAAGAGGTTCCAGGAGGCGCAGGGAGTGGATGCCATTGGCGTCTATGGCCCGAAGACGCGCGCGGCGTTCAAGGCCCTGGGGGCGACGCTGGGTGGCGCGGAGACGCCAGCAGGGCTCCGCGAGAAGATCGTCGCGGAGGGGCTGTGGGGGGTCGCCAACCAGGACCAGATCCACTACGCGCAGATCCGCCCCATTGACGGCCTCCAACTGCGCCACAAGCTGCCGCTCGACATCGACTGCTCGGGCTTCGTGACGCTTTGCTACAAGTGGGCGGGCGCTCCCGACCCCAATGGCAACCGCTACAGCGGCGCGGGATACACCGGCACGCTCGAAGCCCACATGCTCCACATCCCGTTGTCCCAGGTCCGGCCAGGGGACCTCTGCCTCTGGCAGGGCAAGCATGTGTCGTTGGTCATCCAGGGCGGCGAGGATCCCCTGCTCATCTCCCACGGCTCGGAGGCGGGCCCCTATGAGGTCCGGACGTCGACCCAGAAGAAGTGGTACCCGGCGGGGACGCGCCTCATCTGGCTCACCTCTCCTGAGGGAGCGAAGACGCGAGCGCGGAGGACGCTCAGCCGCGAGGACAAGGCGCGCGGAGACCCTCCCGCGGAGGAAGGGCTCTTCTGA
- a CDS encoding DUF3060 domain-containing protein, with amino-acid sequence MNKKFGTAVFMMVACAFGPMTAVAQESSGNFDVTGNEETATHACTPGSTVEITGNDNTVTLTGECKSVTVNGNDNKVKVEATGAISVTGTTNAVTWKRGLGKSKPKVSRTGVDNKITQEK; translated from the coding sequence ATGAACAAGAAGTTCGGCACCGCGGTGTTCATGATGGTGGCATGCGCCTTCGGGCCGATGACGGCCGTCGCGCAGGAGTCCTCGGGCAATTTCGATGTCACCGGCAATGAAGAGACGGCGACCCACGCCTGCACGCCGGGCAGCACGGTGGAGATCACCGGCAACGACAACACCGTGACGCTGACCGGCGAGTGCAAGAGCGTCACCGTGAACGGGAACGACAACAAGGTGAAGGTGGAGGCCACCGGTGCCATCTCCGTGACGGGGACCACCAACGCCGTCACCTGGAAGCGTGGACTCGGCAAGTCGAAGCCGAAGGTCAGCCGCACTGGCGTGGACAACAAGATCACCCAGGAGAAGTAG
- a CDS encoding DUF885 domain-containing protein has product MKALRTPSVLAALLLLSPGCTTSRPAERSEARATAPAESSAQVALRGFVDVYFEEHFRRSPMSATSAGLHTYDGELRGFRPEERASHLAFLKDRLAALPDTVDRTSLPPGDRADYDILENHLRARILDLETVRSWERNPNAYLGFASNAVYQLINRDFAPLEERMRSAVKRMAVVPEVFAVAPANLKNPPKLWTEIALEQAKGTRSLYAQTLPQAFAPVRDAALQEDFKKSQARCLEAIDGYIRFLKDDLLARSNGDFAIGEETYRQKLQYEEGVTESIDSLLAWGRAEMKRTQDQFREVAGRIAPGKAPMDVYRELGKEHPAGAELVSTTTATLEDIRQFLIDRRIITVPSEVRAKVAETPVFSRALSFASMSTPGPFETKATEAYYYVTPPDPAWSAEQAEQHMSFYNRYALPLVSIHEAYPGHYVQFLWTNRIQSKVRRLLGSGSFSEGWGLYTEQMMLDEGYGGTGPQADRLRLNQLALYLQRLARYVAGLSLHTRGMTYDQAVSLFEKEAYMTRINAEREARRGTSDPTYLVYALGKKMLMELREDAKVKWGKDFTLQRFHDAVVSHGYPPVPIVRQLLLGEDAAPSALR; this is encoded by the coding sequence ATGAAGGCACTGCGAACCCCGAGCGTCCTCGCCGCGCTGCTGCTGCTGTCCCCTGGATGCACCACGTCCCGTCCCGCTGAGCGGTCGGAAGCGCGGGCCACGGCGCCCGCGGAGTCCTCCGCGCAGGTGGCGCTGCGAGGCTTCGTGGACGTGTACTTCGAGGAGCACTTCCGCCGCTCTCCGATGTCCGCCACGTCCGCGGGCTTGCACACGTATGACGGCGAGCTGCGCGGCTTCCGCCCCGAGGAGCGGGCGTCGCACCTGGCGTTCCTGAAGGACCGGCTCGCGGCGCTGCCAGATACGGTGGACCGGACTTCGCTGCCTCCGGGGGACCGGGCCGATTACGACATCCTGGAGAACCACCTCCGCGCGCGCATCCTGGACCTGGAGACGGTGCGCTCGTGGGAGCGCAACCCGAACGCCTACCTGGGCTTCGCGTCCAACGCCGTGTACCAGCTCATCAACCGCGACTTCGCGCCGCTGGAGGAGCGGATGCGCTCGGCGGTGAAGCGCATGGCGGTGGTGCCGGAGGTCTTCGCGGTGGCGCCGGCGAACTTGAAGAACCCGCCGAAGCTGTGGACGGAGATCGCCCTGGAGCAGGCGAAGGGCACGCGTTCGCTCTACGCGCAGACGCTGCCGCAGGCCTTCGCGCCGGTGCGGGATGCGGCGCTCCAGGAGGACTTCAAGAAGTCGCAGGCGCGGTGCCTGGAGGCCATTGATGGCTACATCCGCTTCCTGAAGGATGACCTGCTGGCCCGCTCGAACGGGGACTTCGCCATTGGCGAGGAGACGTACCGCCAGAAGCTCCAGTACGAGGAGGGCGTCACCGAGAGCATCGACTCACTGCTGGCCTGGGGGCGCGCGGAGATGAAGCGCACGCAGGACCAGTTCCGCGAGGTCGCGGGACGGATTGCCCCGGGCAAGGCGCCCATGGACGTGTACCGCGAGCTGGGCAAGGAGCACCCGGCCGGCGCGGAGCTGGTGTCCACCACCACGGCGACGCTGGAGGACATCCGCCAGTTCCTCATCGACCGCCGCATCATCACCGTGCCCAGCGAGGTGCGCGCGAAGGTGGCGGAGACGCCGGTGTTCAGCCGCGCGCTGTCCTTCGCGAGCATGAGCACGCCCGGCCCGTTCGAGACGAAGGCGACGGAGGCCTACTACTACGTGACGCCGCCGGACCCGGCGTGGAGCGCGGAGCAGGCCGAGCAGCACATGAGCTTCTACAACCGCTACGCGCTGCCGCTGGTCTCCATCCACGAGGCGTACCCGGGGCACTATGTGCAGTTCCTCTGGACCAATCGCATCCAGTCCAAGGTGCGCCGGCTGTTGGGCTCCGGCTCCTTCAGCGAAGGCTGGGGCCTGTACACCGAGCAGATGATGCTGGACGAGGGCTACGGCGGCACGGGTCCGCAGGCGGACCGGCTGCGGCTGAACCAGCTGGCGCTCTACCTCCAGCGGCTGGCGCGCTACGTGGCGGGTCTGTCATTGCACACGCGCGGGATGACGTACGACCAGGCCGTGAGCCTCTTCGAGAAGGAGGCCTACATGACGCGCATCAACGCGGAGCGCGAGGCCCGCCGTGGCACGTCCGACCCTACGTACCTGGTGTATGCGCTGGGCAAGAAGATGCTGATGGAGCTGCGCGAGGACGCGAAGGTGAAGTGGGGCAAGGACTTCACCCTCCAGCGCTTCCATGACGCAGTGGTCTCCCACGGCTACCCGCCCGTGCCCATCGTGCGGCAGCTGTTGCTCGGCGAGGACGCGGCGCCTTCCGCGCTACGCTGA
- a CDS encoding MarR family winged helix-turn-helix transcriptional regulator yields MPPLTQKAETFSALVLEVFQLNGLLLQAGDRLSAPAGLTSARWQVLGVIDHGPATVAAVARTMGLARQSVQQTADALASDGFVEFVDNPHHQRAKCVALTAAGRRALRKVEQAHAAWADRLGASLPPALLTAAVAGVREARLRLEEDLADAERAHDR; encoded by the coding sequence ATGCCACCGCTGACCCAGAAAGCAGAGACCTTCAGCGCCCTGGTCCTGGAGGTGTTCCAGTTGAACGGGTTGCTGCTCCAGGCCGGCGACCGGCTCAGTGCCCCGGCGGGCTTGACGAGCGCCCGCTGGCAGGTGCTGGGCGTCATCGACCATGGTCCCGCCACGGTCGCCGCCGTGGCGCGCACGATGGGGCTCGCGCGGCAGAGCGTGCAGCAGACGGCGGACGCGCTCGCGAGCGACGGGTTCGTGGAGTTCGTCGACAACCCGCATCACCAGCGGGCGAAGTGCGTCGCCCTGACGGCCGCCGGGCGCCGGGCGTTGCGCAAGGTCGAGCAGGCGCACGCCGCGTGGGCGGACCGGCTGGGCGCGAGCCTGCCTCCGGCGCTGCTCACCGCGGCGGTCGCGGGCGTCCGTGAAGCGCGTCTGCGGCTCGAAGAGGACCTGGCCGACGCGGAGCGCGCCCATGACCGGTGA
- a CDS encoding DUF7151 family protein translates to MGTLISAVPEQPGPNCATGGMHLTAGVDRNRDGTLNEEEVDPSSNKFLCNGAQGPRGPEGQQGSQGPQGESGALAFYGDGSAGDLFFSADRQPVDFSGGYATLPKEANLMFRNVTIDGSVTFASGTMIRATGDIIINESGHIGVSPEFQIEPGNPARKGIAMSGASGSQGGRGLVAGRAGILSRADLEGGGSGYSATTDNNVSGGVGGPRLILAARGNIIIRGTIDVAGRPGINLNPTRNPGTAVAGAGGGGGGVVSLISRGLITVAGNGKISANGGPGANGWQGSNPVTGQVYGGGGGGGGGIIHFLSANVPSIENLDRLNVTSGAAGQPGVSGTPTTLAQAGGGGGASGGGGGNGTTSTSGSGAAQNGAPGQLRKTVTPQPELLFF, encoded by the coding sequence TTGGGCACGCTGATCTCCGCCGTGCCCGAGCAGCCGGGTCCCAACTGCGCGACGGGCGGCATGCACCTGACGGCCGGTGTCGACCGTAACCGCGACGGAACCCTGAACGAGGAGGAGGTGGATCCGTCCTCCAACAAGTTCCTCTGCAACGGTGCGCAGGGTCCGCGGGGCCCGGAAGGCCAGCAAGGTTCGCAGGGGCCGCAGGGAGAGTCCGGAGCCCTCGCGTTCTATGGCGACGGCTCCGCGGGGGACCTCTTCTTTTCGGCCGATCGCCAGCCGGTGGACTTCTCCGGGGGGTACGCGACCCTCCCGAAGGAGGCCAACCTGATGTTCCGCAACGTCACCATCGATGGGTCGGTCACCTTCGCGAGCGGAACGATGATTCGCGCCACGGGCGACATCATCATCAATGAGTCAGGCCACATCGGGGTCAGTCCCGAATTCCAGATCGAGCCCGGCAATCCCGCGCGCAAGGGCATCGCCATGTCTGGCGCCTCCGGGAGCCAGGGCGGTAGGGGATTGGTCGCGGGGCGCGCCGGGATTCTCAGCCGCGCCGACCTGGAGGGCGGCGGCAGCGGCTACAGCGCCACGACGGACAACAACGTGTCTGGCGGGGTGGGCGGACCCAGGCTCATCCTCGCCGCCAGGGGCAACATCATCATCCGGGGAACCATCGACGTCGCCGGCCGCCCTGGCATCAACTTGAATCCCACCAGGAACCCGGGGACCGCGGTCGCTGGAGCGGGTGGCGGTGGAGGTGGCGTCGTCAGCCTCATCTCGCGTGGACTCATCACGGTGGCGGGCAACGGGAAGATCTCCGCCAACGGAGGTCCCGGGGCCAATGGCTGGCAGGGTTCCAATCCGGTGACGGGGCAGGTGTACGGCGGTGGTGGCGGCGGAGGGGGCGGTATCATCCACTTCCTCTCCGCGAATGTTCCCAGCATCGAGAACCTGGATCGACTCAATGTCACCAGCGGTGCCGCGGGCCAGCCTGGTGTTTCAGGCACTCCCACGACCCTGGCGCAGGCAGGGGGCGGTGGGGGCGCGTCCGGGGGCGGGGGCGGCAACGGGACCACCTCCACGTCTGGAAGCGGCGCGGCCCAGAACGGGGCGCCGGGACAGCTCAGGAAGACGGTGACGCCCCAGCCCGAGCTGCTCTTCTTCTGA
- a CDS encoding GMC oxidoreductase, which yields MAANYKKFFAGSRNIPKGISLGYPVPGPQEASADQIAGQAFFATPNDWSAIQSSAYDFIVIGTGPTGVAFIEQTLKHNPNARILVLERGGFWLPAHYQMLPLAFQAATGSPPTTYPWTRTTRMATTELEFFQAGYIPVLGGRSTYWSAWCPAPTPDLMRDWPQELIDVTLQPGFWDRARAFLHVTSMDRIHDGVYGGLQRQIDVNLRENFKRYVPSAESAFPAPIAVGNPPWRGVKFYKYSTVGTLLDLQQSQKALAAQGKGQPLTIVDHCVVDRLVHDGHGTVTALETSRGPLAVSSAKVVLAMGTIPPATLLMNSFKEALPNIGKRYTGHFMSHITARVKRSAFKDLSALEIGATYLDGKAPNGLQYHVQTSAFASANPEADESTIAHEAPDAAAVASMAQLKGSEDYVVFVCATLGEVSEKNPDNWIRMNGGTDPATNITLQLQPGVEDHQLWDVLDEATYQAIDVMAGRAGCEGPEVEYWVDDNASGDGGRWQSERPGRKQIRLNIIVHEASPLWMGRDPATSVVGLDYRPHGVHNVYVTGGALFPTSGSWNPTLTMCGLAQDLADRLRG from the coding sequence ATGGCCGCCAACTACAAGAAGTTCTTCGCAGGCTCCCGAAACATTCCGAAGGGAATCTCCCTCGGCTATCCCGTCCCCGGTCCGCAGGAGGCCAGCGCGGATCAGATCGCCGGACAGGCCTTCTTCGCCACGCCGAACGACTGGAGCGCCATCCAGTCCTCCGCGTATGACTTCATCGTGATTGGCACCGGCCCCACCGGTGTGGCGTTCATCGAGCAGACGCTGAAGCACAACCCGAACGCGCGCATCCTGGTGCTGGAGCGGGGCGGCTTCTGGCTGCCCGCGCACTACCAGATGCTCCCGCTCGCCTTCCAGGCCGCGACGGGCTCACCGCCCACCACCTACCCGTGGACGCGCACGACGCGGATGGCGACCACGGAGCTGGAGTTCTTCCAGGCCGGCTACATCCCCGTGCTCGGTGGACGCTCGACCTACTGGAGCGCCTGGTGCCCCGCCCCGACGCCCGACCTGATGCGCGACTGGCCCCAGGAGCTGATCGACGTCACGCTCCAGCCGGGCTTCTGGGACCGCGCCCGCGCGTTCCTGCACGTCACCTCGATGGACCGGATCCACGATGGCGTCTACGGCGGCCTCCAGCGTCAAATCGACGTGAACCTCCGGGAGAACTTCAAGCGCTACGTGCCCTCGGCGGAGAGCGCGTTCCCGGCGCCCATCGCCGTGGGCAATCCCCCGTGGAGGGGCGTGAAGTTCTACAAGTACTCCACGGTCGGCACGCTGCTGGACCTGCAGCAATCGCAGAAGGCGCTGGCGGCGCAGGGCAAGGGACAGCCGCTGACCATCGTCGACCACTGCGTCGTGGACCGCCTGGTGCATGACGGCCATGGGACGGTCACCGCGCTGGAGACGAGCCGCGGTCCGCTGGCGGTGAGCTCGGCGAAGGTCGTGCTGGCGATGGGGACCATCCCGCCCGCGACGCTGCTGATGAACTCCTTCAAGGAGGCCCTGCCGAACATCGGCAAGCGTTACACCGGCCACTTCATGTCTCACATCACGGCGCGCGTGAAGCGCTCGGCGTTCAAGGACCTGTCCGCGCTGGAGATTGGCGCCACCTACCTGGACGGCAAGGCGCCCAATGGCTTGCAGTACCACGTGCAGACCAGCGCCTTCGCCTCCGCGAACCCGGAGGCGGACGAGAGCACCATCGCGCATGAAGCCCCGGACGCGGCGGCCGTCGCGTCGATGGCGCAGCTGAAGGGCTCCGAGGACTATGTCGTGTTCGTCTGCGCGACCCTGGGCGAGGTGAGCGAGAAGAACCCCGACAACTGGATCCGCATGAACGGCGGCACCGACCCGGCCACCAACATCACCCTCCAGCTCCAGCCCGGCGTGGAGGACCACCAGCTCTGGGACGTGCTCGACGAGGCGACGTACCAGGCCATCGACGTCATGGCCGGGCGCGCGGGCTGCGAGGGACCGGAGGTCGAGTACTGGGTCGACGACAACGCGAGCGGCGACGGCGGCCGTTGGCAGTCGGAGCGGCCGGGCCGCAAGCAGATCCGCCTGAACATCATCGTGCACGAGGCCTCGCCGCTGTGGATGGGCAGGGACCCGGCGACGTCGGTGGTCGGTCTGGACTACCGGCCACACGGCGTCCACAACGTCTACGTGACGGGCGGCGCGCTCTTCCCCACGTCGGGCTCGTGGAACCCCACGCTGACCATGTGCGGCCTGGCGCAGGACCTGGCGGACCGCCTGCGAGGCTGA
- a CDS encoding SMI1/KNR4 family protein, giving the protein MPSAIEAIHALKERLSREQGLPLRAVSVTPVREEELRLLEAALGSVLPKAYLQFITRHGLFVATDSSGHERARMLSPAEVLEQHAGYQEFLEEDSFGEEEDEREAALRELEVRRRLIPFQYIADSFVHDFYSFDTGWRRDEGALILKAYHDDYDLAPWLLDDAPDTSGCTFDFDAHLNQVLRELL; this is encoded by the coding sequence ATGCCGAGCGCCATCGAAGCCATCCACGCCTTGAAGGAGCGACTGTCGCGCGAGCAGGGGCTTCCCCTCCGCGCCGTGAGCGTGACCCCGGTCCGCGAGGAGGAGCTGCGCCTGCTGGAAGCCGCGCTGGGCTCCGTGCTCCCCAAAGCCTATCTCCAATTCATCACCCGACACGGCCTGTTCGTCGCGACGGATTCATCCGGCCATGAGCGGGCACGGATGCTGAGCCCCGCCGAAGTGCTGGAGCAGCACGCGGGCTACCAGGAGTTCCTGGAGGAGGATTCCTTTGGGGAAGAAGAGGACGAGCGGGAAGCCGCGCTGCGCGAGCTGGAGGTGCGCAGGCGGCTCATTCCCTTTCAGTACATCGCCGACTCGTTCGTCCATGACTTCTACAGCTTCGACACGGGATGGCGCCGCGACGAGGGGGCGCTCATCCTCAAGGCCTACCACGACGACTACGACCTCGCGCCGTGGTTGTTGGATGACGCCCCGGATACATCCGGATGCACGTTCGACTTCGACGCGCACCTGAACCAGGTCCTCCGCGAGCTCCTCTAG
- a CDS encoding LysR family transcriptional regulator, whose protein sequence is MKVDLGDLNAFVVVARARSFREGARLSGSSASSLSDAVRRLEERLGVRLLNRTTRSVVPTEAGEGLLERLAPVLTEMEAALDVVNGFRSTPAGVLRLNVPISASRLVLPRIVPPFLAAYPDIHLEVITEDSFVDVIAAGCDAGIRYDERLEQDMIAVPIGPRVQRHATAASPAYLERHGRPEHPRDLLRHACLRGRFASGAMTLWEFERDGEVVTVEPTGPLIVRAGGGTDLAVDAAIAGTGIVHLFEDWLRPHLDSGALVPVLEPWWQPFPGPFLYYPGRRFVPAPLRAFIDFIKAPEAAP, encoded by the coding sequence GTGAAGGTCGACCTGGGTGACTTGAACGCCTTCGTGGTGGTGGCGAGGGCCCGCAGCTTCCGCGAGGGGGCGCGCCTGAGCGGGAGCAGCGCGTCCTCGCTGAGCGACGCGGTCCGCCGGCTGGAGGAGCGGCTGGGCGTCCGCCTGCTCAACCGGACGACGCGCAGTGTCGTCCCCACCGAAGCCGGGGAAGGCCTGCTGGAGCGCCTGGCGCCCGTGCTGACGGAGATGGAGGCCGCGCTCGACGTAGTGAACGGCTTCCGCAGTACGCCCGCGGGCGTGCTGCGCCTCAACGTGCCCATCAGCGCGTCACGGCTGGTGCTACCGCGCATCGTGCCGCCGTTCCTCGCCGCGTACCCCGACATCCACCTGGAGGTCATCACCGAGGACAGCTTCGTGGACGTCATCGCGGCAGGCTGTGATGCGGGCATCCGCTACGACGAGCGGCTGGAGCAGGACATGATCGCGGTGCCCATCGGGCCGCGCGTCCAGCGCCACGCCACCGCCGCGTCCCCGGCATACCTGGAGCGGCATGGGAGGCCGGAACACCCCCGGGACCTGCTGCGGCATGCCTGCCTGCGCGGGCGCTTCGCGAGCGGCGCGATGACGCTCTGGGAGTTCGAGCGTGACGGCGAGGTGGTGACGGTCGAGCCCACGGGACCGCTCATCGTGCGTGCGGGCGGGGGGACGGACCTCGCTGTCGACGCGGCGATCGCGGGCACCGGCATCGTGCACCTCTTCGAGGACTGGCTGCGCCCACACCTGGACAGCGGCGCCCTGGTGCCCGTGCTCGAACCCTGGTGGCAGCCCTTCCCGGGGCCGTTCCTCTATTACCCGGGGCGGCGCTTCGTGCCCGCGCCGCTCCGGGCGTTCATCGACTTCATCAAGGCGCCAGAGGCCGCGCCTTGA